Proteins from one Psilocybe cubensis strain MGC-MH-2018 chromosome 11, whole genome shotgun sequence genomic window:
- a CDS encoding hypothetical protein (Uncharacterized protein CC613.01), whose protein sequence is MASTSTLSSTVIDYANCRHPAKESMEKESMYISKVSELANIIAGNGIQTFVRHPEPSSEGIVDQDTPSQSHEFKLPSWSSLFIIIGGNAVFQLSFFIVVSSASVYAEHLGGSATFSGLTIGIPAFISGLALIVVTKYDGGLYNRPLNIAYVAMFLGNVLYALAYRADFLYLILIGRIVTGCGFISFMYSKRYCSDPRIVGIRRRTTLAGWLVVGQAFGFSAGPFFGGLLFKVGFANQVFNGVTSPGWIMAVIWMMFWGLHNLIFQDVPLQSPPSQNIELSATTTSEPPKDQVQENQTPKATFRGISLAQWGVIICMCYYAMTCFFMLGSWEANIPVFTAHALGYSPYNAGNFIALGGVASVPFLLLNVWYARRIQDRVILATGTSLGTVGLIIMLTILKTSKVNFGSLFVCWFLVALGFNLASTCTLSLLSKQLPDTWNRKVSMAIQYSNYTGRVAGAILGGSGVRMGMVNYVAVQLAVVGTGGVMYLTLWRQLKAKTG, encoded by the exons ATGGCTTCCACGAGCACCCTTTCATCGACCGTCATCGACTACGCAAATTGCAGGCACCCCGCGAAAGAATCTATGGAAAAGGAATCCATGTATATCTCCAAGGTCTCCGAGCTGGCAAACATTATTGCAGGAAATGGGATCCAAACGTTTGTTCGCCATCCAGAACCATCGTCCGAGGGCATCGTAGATCAGGACACCCCTTCACAAAGCCACGAGTTTAAGCTTCCGAGTTGGAGCTCTCTTTTCATTATCATAGGTGGAAATGCAGTATTTCAG TTATCCTTTTTTATCGTCGTTTCCTCTGCAAGCGTATATGCAGAGCACCTCGGAGGATCCGCCACATTCTCAGGTTTGACGATCGGTATCCCGGCCTTTATCTCTGGATTGGCACTCATCGTTGTTACCAAATATGATGGAG GTTTGTACAACAGGCCTCTGAATATTGCATATGTTGCCATGTTCCTCGGGAATGTGCTCTACGCGCTGGCATACCGCGCCGACTTCCTTTACCTCATTCTCATAGGCCGCATCGTGACTGGCTGCGGATTCATCTCCTTCATGTATAGTAAACGCTACTGCTCCGACCCGCGCATTGTGGGAATTCGAAGGCGTACCACTCTCGCTGGCTGGTTAGTCGTCGGACAGGCCTTTGGATTTTCTGCTGGTCCCTTTTTTGGGGGCTTGCTGTTCAAAGTTggttttgcgaaccaagtcTTCAACGGCGTTACTAGCCCTGGTTGGATTATGGCGGTTATCTGGATGATGTTCTGGGGTCTTCACAATCTCATATTCCAGGACGTTCCCCTCCAGTCACCTCCGTCTCAGAATATTGAGTTGTCAGCAACCACAACGTCCGAACCACCCAAGGACCAAGTCCAAGAGAACCAAACTCCGAAAGCAACTTTTCGCGGCATCAGTCTTGCGCAGTGGGGAGTAATAATATGCATGTGCTATTACGCTATGACATGCTTCTTCATGCTGGGAAGCTGGGAAGCCAACATTCCTGTATTCACCGCTCACGCTCTCGGGTATTCTCCATACAACGCGGGCAACTTCATTGCCTTGGGTGGTGTTGCCTCCGTCccctttctcctcctcaacgTCTGGTACGCACGCCGTATCCAGGACCGCGTCATCCTCGCCACCGGGACATCACTGGGCACCGTCGGGCTCATCATCATGCTCACCATCCTCAAAACGTCCAAAGTCAATTTCGGCTCCCTGTTCGTGTGCTGGTTCCTCGTTGCCTTGGGGTTCAACCTCGCCAGCACGTGTACGCTCAGCCTGCTGTCGAAGCAGCTCCCGGACACCTGGAACAGGAAGGTGAGCATGGCGATTCAGTACAGCAACTATACTGGCCGGGTGGCCGGTGCGATCCTCGGTGGATCGGGCGTCAGGATGGGCATGGTCAATTACGTCGCGGTGCagttggctgtggttggaaCTGGGGGCGTGATGTATCTGACTCTATGGAGGCAGCTGAAGGCGAAAACAGGCTGA
- a CDS encoding NADPH-dependent methylglyoxal reductase GRE2, giving the protein MPSVSAAGGPLVLVTGANGYIGTWLIQGLLEKGYTVRGTVRSEEKGKPLTEYFDSTPYGSNLELPGAFDEAVKGVDAIEHVASPTVFLRRPDDPPDALIVPAVEGTLGILRSAQKFGSKVKRIVLTSSIVALLPIFTAADAESGVTVPLDESGWADAYVDDVRKRGNAAGLLAKYCASKALAEKAAWEFYEKCKSEVPWDLVALNPATSPLLDFQDGLTSSLQYWLHHACKAQPDDVLCDTMGFVDVHDVVAAHVAALEKEEAGGERIILCKRTMTWQQHRNEMYTIRPDLYDGASGVLPSGNPGITPGALQYTYNTTKAARILGIVYTDSGDTLGNTMEYFETRGFFGGGAGGNVNVNGNGEVGGVM; this is encoded by the exons ATGCCCAGCGTTAGCGCAGCGGGAGGACCTCTCGTCCTCGTCACCGGCGCCAACGGGTACATCGGCACCTGGCTGATCCAAGGGCTGCTCGAAAAGGGATATACAGTCCGAGGCACCGTCCGCTCGGAGGAGAAGGGTAAACCTCTGACCGAGTATTTCGACTCGACGCCGTACGGGAGTAACCTCGAATTG CCTGGAGCGTTTGACGAGGCTGTGAAAGGTGTGGATGCTATTGAGCATGTTGCCTCCCCGACAGTTTTTCTTCGTCGACCAGACGATCCTCCCGATG CGCTCATCGTCCCAGCCGTAGAGGGTACCCTAGGCATCCTACGCAGTGCGCAAAAATTCGG GTCCAAAGTCAAACGCATCGTATTGACATCCTCAATCGTCGCGTTACTCCCGATATTCACCGCCGCGGACGCCGAGTCGGGCGTCACCGTCCCGTTAGACGAGAGCGGGTGGGCGGACGCGTATGTGGACGACGTCAGAAAGCGCGGAAACGCCGCGGGCCTGTTGGCGAAATACTGCGCGTCGAAGGCGCTGGCGGAGAAAG cggCTTGGGAGTTTTATGAGAAATGTAAGAGTGAAGTTCCTTGGGACCTCGTAGCGCTTAATCCTGCTACT TCGCCGTTACTCGATTTCCAAGATGGTCTGACATCCTCTCTACAATACTGGCTCCACCACGCATGCAAAGCGCAGCCGGACGACGTGCTGTGCGATACGATGGGGTTCGTGGACGTCCATGACGTCGTCGCGGCGCATGTGGCCGCTCTCgagaaggaggaggcgggTGGAGAGAGGATTATATTGTGTAAAC GTACTATGACTTGGCAACAACACC GAAACGAGATGTACACCATCCGCCCGGACCTCTACGACGGTGCATCGGGCGTGCTGCCCAGCGGAAACCCAGGGATAACACCTGGCGCGCTACAATACACGTACAACACGACGAAAGCGGCGCGGATCCTTGGGATTGTGTATACGGACTCGGGTGATACGCTGGGTAATACGATGGAGTATTTTGAGACGCGGGGGTTTTTCGGtgggggtgcgggtgggaatgtgaatgtgaatgggaatggggaaGTTGGCGGTGTGATGTAG